CCCGAGCCTGGACGGGCGCATGACTTTGAAGATCCCGCCGGAGACGCAGACCGACAAGGTCTTTCGCGTGCGCGGCAAGGGGGTCAAGAACGTCCGCACCGGTCACGTTGGTGACCTCTTCTGTCAGATAACGGTGGAGACGCCGGTCAAGCTGACGCGTACCCAGCGCGAATTGCTGGAGGCCTTTGATGCCTCGATACGCGAGGGCGGGGAGCGCCACAATCCGGTGGAGCACTCATGGCTCGACAAGCTGCGGGGCTTTTTCGAGCCCAAGGCGCGCAGTTCCGGGGAATAAAACCGCGCGGCGGTCGTCTCTCAAGCATTACCGTAACGAGGGTTCGCTATGGGGGACAAACGCACGTTCAATCCATCGCGCCGGCGCGTCATTGTCGCCGCCGGCGGGGTGGCCGCGGCCATGGGCTCGGGCGCGGCCTTTGCCGGTTCCGCGGACAGTCTCGATCTGACCTTTCCGGGCCAGAAGGCCACCCACCATATCGTCTACCAGCTGAACCAGGCGGATCATGGCTACCAGCAGCATATCTTGTCGTCGGTACAGGCCTTGCTGCGGCGTTATGGGAGCTCGATCCATATCGTGGTAACCTGTTTTGCCGAAGGCATCAGCGTGGTCTTGAAAAAGCCCGTCCGGCCGGTGGCGAGGGGCATCCGCGCCGGGGTGGCGAGCCTTCATGACTACGGTGTGGAGTTTCACGGCTGCGGCAATACCCTGCGGACATTGAAGTTGACGAAATCCGCATTGCTGCCGCTTGCCACCTATGTGCCCATGGGCGCCGCGGACCTGATGGAGCTCCAGCATAAGGGGTACGCCTATATTGCCTGGTAGCGCCGCGGGATCAATCCTGGGTCCGTGTGCGGTGGGTCGGCGGGCGGGCCGGGCTTTTTAAGGGGGGATCATGAGGATTGCCGTGGCAGGCGCCACCGGTCGCATGGGTCGGGCGGTGCTCGCGGCCGTGCGCGGGCAGGCCGATGCGTGCCTCTCGGGGGCGCTCGTGCGCGCCGGCGATGGCGCCTGCGGACGGGATGCGGCGACCCTCATCGGCGGCGCGCCGTTCGGGGTGCCGGTATCGGATGCGCCCGAAGAGGTGATCGCGGGCTGTGATGTCCTGGTCGATTTCACGGCCCCCGAGGCGAGTACGCATTATGCGGAAATCTGCGCGCGGCTCGGGAAGGGCGCGGTCATCGGCACCACCGGGCTTTCGGGGGCGGCCAGCGAACGACTACGGGTCCTGGCCGACAGAGGCCGCTTTGTGGTGGCCGCCAACATGAGTGTGGGCGTAAACCTCGCCTTGCATGTGCTGGAGATCGCCGCCCGCGCCCTGCCCGACGCCGATATCGAGATCCTGGAGGCCCATCACCGCCACAAGATCGATGCCCCGTCGGGGACGGCGCTACGTCTGGGTGAAGTGGCGGCCGCCGCGCGAGGCCGGCGTCTGGTGGATGTGGCCGTGTACGACCGGCACCAGGAGCGCGCGCCGCGGGTCCCGGGCAGCATAGGTTTCGCGACCCTCCGTGCCGGGGAAATCGTGGGCGAGCATCGTGTGTACCTGGCGCTGCCTTCCGAGCGCCTCGAGATCGCCCATATCGCCGATAACCGCGAGGTGTTCGCCGACGGCGCCATGCGCGCCGCGCGCTTTCTGATGGGCCGTCCCCACGGTCTCTATGACATGCAGGACGTGCTCGGCCTGCGTTGATTTCGCGCGGCCATTTCGTTACAATCTCCCGACAAATCCTTGTGAATGACTCGTTTTCCGGGCGGGAGCGGCGAAGAGCGGCTCCCGCTTTTGTATGTAAACCCTGAGGCGGGAGGTACCGTGGCGCAACCGGCATTGCTTGCTCTCGCCGACGGCACAGTGTTCGTCGGGGAGTCTATCGGGGCCGCGGGGGCGTCCCAGGGCGAAGTCGTGTTCAATACCGCCATGACCGGCTACCAGGAGATCCTCTCGGACCCCTCATACGCCAGCCAGATCGTCACGCTGACCTACCCGCACATCGGAAACACCGGCGTCAACGACGACGACATGGAGGCGGCGGCCGTCCACGCCGCCGGCCTTGTCGTGCGCGACGCGCCGGCCTGCTACAGCAATTACCGTGGCACGGGAGACCTGCGGGGCTTCTTGCAACAGCGCGGGGTGGTGGCCATAGCCGGCATCGACACACGCGCGCTCACGCGCCGGCTGCGCGAGAAGGGTGCGCAGAACGCGGTCATACTGGCCGGCGACAGGGCCGGTGATCAGGCGGCGGCGGTGGCTTTGGCGCGCGCCTTTCCCGGCCTCGACGGGCTCGATCTCGCCAAGAGTGTGTCGACGCCGCGGTCCTATGTCTGGGAGGAGGGGCTCTGGGAGACCAAGGGCCCGCCGGCACGCTACCACGTGGTGGCTTATGATTTCGGGGTCAAGCGCAACATCCTGCGCAGTCTGGCGCACGCCGGTTGCCGCGTCACGGTGGTGCCGGCGCAGACCCCGGCCGCGCAGGCGCTCGCCTTGCGGCCCGACGGCGTGTTTCTCTCGAACGGGCCGGGTGACCCCAAGGCCTGCGGCTATGCCATCGACGCCACGCAGGAGCTTGTGGCCTCGGGCGTGCCGCTTTTCGGGATCTGTCTCGGTCACCAGCTGCTGGGGCTTGCCCTGGGCGGGCGCACCGTAAAGATGAAGTTCGGCCACCATGGCGCCAATCACCCGGTGCTCGACATCGACTCCGGCCGTGTCTTGATCACGAGCCAGAACCATGGTTTCGCGGTCGACGAGGCGAGCCTGCCTGGTTGTCTGCGCGTGACGCACCGCTCGCTGTTCGACGGCTCGGTCCAGGGGTTGATCCATGCCGATCGACCGGTGTTTTCCTTTCAGGGGCACCCCGAGGCGAGTCCCGGGCCCCATGACGTCTGGCCGCTTTTTGCGCGCTTCACGGCGCTCATGGATGCGGCGCAAAACGGGGTGGCGAGGTCCTGATGCCAAGGCGCGACGACATCAAGAGCGTTCTCATCATAGGGGCCGGACCAATCGTCATCGGCCAGGGCTGCGAGTTCGATTATTCGGGCACCCAGGCCTGCCGGGCGCTGAAGGAGGAGGGGCTGCGCGTCATCCTCGTGAACTCCAATCCGGCGACCATCATGACCGATCCCGATCTCGCCGATGCCACCTACATCGAACCGATCAATTGGCGGGTGGTGGAGCGCATCATCGCCAAGGAGCGCCCGGATGCGCTGCTGCCGACCATGGGCGGGCAGACGGCGCTGAACTGCGCGCTCGATCTGGATCGCGAGGGGGTCCTGGAGCGTTACGGCGTGCGCATGATCGGCGCCTCCAAGGCGGCCATCGACAAGGCCGAGGATCGTGAACTCTTCAAGAAGGCGATGGAGTCCATCGGTCTCGGGGTTGCCAAGGGGGCCATCGCCCACAGCCTCGAGGAGGCCCTGCAGGTGCACGCCCTGGTGGGCTTCCCGGCGATCATTCGGCCGTCGTTTACGCTGGGCGGCAGCGGCGGCGGCATCGCCTACAATCGCGAGGAGTTCGTGCAGCTCTGCGAGCGCGGCCTGGATGCCTCGCCGACCCGTGAGTTGCTTATCGAGGAGTCCATCATCGGCTGGAAGGAGTTCGAGATGGAGGTCGTGCGTGATCGCCTGGACAACTGCATCATCGTCTGCGCGATCGAGAACATCGACCCCATGGGCGTGCATACCGGTGATTCCATCACCGTGGCCCCGGCGCAGACCCTCACGGACAAAGAGTACCAGAGGATGCGCGATGCCAGCATCGCGGTATTGCGCGAGATCGGCGTGGAGACCGGCGGATCGAACGTCCAGTTCGCGATCAATCCCAAGACCGGGCAGATGATCGTCATCGAGATGAATCCGCGCGTGTCGCGGTCATCGGCGCTCGCCTCGAAGGCCACGGGCTTTCCCATCGCCAAGATCGCCACCAAGCTCGCCATCGGCTATACGCTAGACGAGCTGCGCAACGAGATCACAGGCAAGGCCACGCCGGCGTCATTCGAGCCCAGCGTCGACTATGTGGTGACGAAGATCCCACGTTTTACCTTCGAGAAATTCCCCAAGGCCGACCCGACCCTGACCACCCAGATGAAGTCGGTGGGTGAGGCCATGGCGATCGGGCGCACCTTCCAGGAGTCGCTGCAGAAGGCCATGCGCAGCCTGGAGATCGGCAGTTACGGGTTCGAGCCGCGCGTCGACCGCGCGGGTGACCAGAAAACCATACGCGATCGTCTGGTTCAGGAGCTGAAGGTTCCTGGGGCGGAGCGCCTGTGGTATGTGGCCGACGCCCTGCGCGCCGGCTTCACGGTCGAGGAAGTGCATGATTTGACGCGCATCGATCCGTGGTTCGTGGCCCAGATCGCCGAAATCGTCAGGACTGAGGGTGAGATCGAGCAGCGCGGGGCGTCGGGAGCGCTGGTCGAGGCCGACGGGCCGCGCATGCGTGACTGGAAGCGCCGCGGATTCTCCGATTGCAGGATCGCGGTACTCCTTGGGCAGGACGAGGATGCCGTGCGCGCGTTCCGCCATGCGCACGGCATCCGGCCGGTCTATAAGAGAGTCGATTCATGCGCCGCCGAATTCGCGTCGGCCACCGCCTATATGTATTCGACCTATGAGGCGGAGTGCGAGGCAGGCCCCGAGGACCGGGCCAAGGTCATCGTGCTCGGCAGCGGGCCGAACCGCATCGGTCAGGGTATCGAATTCGATTATTGTTGCGTACACGCTTCGGTGGCATTGCGCGAGAGCGGTTACCAGACGATCATGGTCAACTGCAATCCGGAGACGGTGTCCACGGATTACGACATATCGGACAGGTTATATTTCGAGCCCCTGACACTCGAGGATGTGCTTGAAATCACGGGGCTTGAGCGGCCCGCCGGGGTGATTGTGCAATATGGCGGCCAGACACCCCTGAAGCTCGCGGAGGGGCTTGCGGCAAACGGCGCGCCGATCGTGGGCACGAGCCCGGCGTCCATCGATCTCGCCGAGGATCGCGAGCGTTTCCAGAGACTCATTGCCGACCTTGGGCTGCTCCAGCCGCCCAATCGCATCGCGCATAATGCCACCGATGCCGTTATGCTGGCCGAGCAGACCGGATACCCGCTGGTCGTACGGCCATCTTATGTGCTCGGCGGTCGCGCCATGGAGATCTGCCATAACCGGGAGGATCTCGAGGTCTACATGCGCATTGCGGTGCGGGTGTCCGACGACAGCCCCATTCTTCTCGACCGGTTCCTGAGCGACGCCATCGAGGTCGATGTGGACGCCGTCTCCGACGGACAGCGCGTGATCATCGGCGGCATCATGGAACATATCGAGGAGGCTGGTGTCCATTCCGGCGATTCGGCGTGTTCGCTGCCGCCCTTCGGACTTTCCCAGACGCTACAAGATGAGCTGCGCCGGCAGACGGTGGCGTTGGCGCGGGCCCTGAATGTGGTCGGCCTCATGAACGTGCAGTTTGCCATCAAGGATCAGGCGGTCTACGTCCTCGAGGTGAATCCGCGCGCATCACGCACCATACCGTATGTCTCGAAGGCCACGGCGCGGCCGCTTGCCAAGATCGCGGCACGCGTGATGATGGGGCATTCGCTCGAGAGCCAAGGGATCGTCTCGGAAGTGATGCCCGCCTACTGTTCGGTGAAGGAGGCGGTGTTCCCGTTCATCAAATTTCCAGGGGTCGATACCGTCCTTGGCCCGGAGATGAAGTCGACGGGTGAGGTGATGGGCATGGGTCGAAGTTTCGGCGAGGCGTTCGCCAAATCGCAGATCGCGGCGGGCGCCGCCATTCCGGGCGGTGGCCGGTTGTTCATAAGCGTGCGCGACCGGGATCGCGCGGCCGCGGTGCCGATCGCCCGCTACTTTGCCGATCACGGGTTCGATCTTTTGGCGACGCGCGGCACCGCGGCCGTGCTTGAGGCATCCGGCCTCACGGTGCGCGCGGTCAACAAGGTATCCGAAGGCCGGCCGCATGTCGTGGACATGATCAAAAATGACGAGATCGATATCATCGTCAATACCGTAGCTGACAAGCAGAGCATGGCCGACTCCTATCTGATCCGCCGTGAGGCCTTGCAGCATAAGGTGACGAACTATACGACGCTCGCGGCGGCGCGGGCGGCGTGCGAGGCGCACGGACACATGCAGGAGTTCGAGGTGCGATGTTTGCAGGACTTGCATAAGGAGATTGCGCATGATTAAAGTTCCTCTCACGGTAAGCGGCGCCGAGAAGCTAAAGCAGGAGCTGCACCGTCTGAAGACCGTCGAGCGGCCGCGCATCATACAGGCGATCGCGGAGGCGCGGGCGCACGGCGATTTATCGGAAAACGCGGAATACCATGCGGCCAAGGAACAGCAAAGCTTCATCGAGGGGCGGATAAGCGATGTCGAGACCAAGCTTGGCCATGCCCAGATCATCGATCCGCTGACCGTCAATGCCCAAGGTCGCGTGGTGTTTGGTGCGACCGTGAACCTTTTCGAGGAGGATGGGCAGCGCGAGGTCACCTACCAGATCGTCGGCGACGACGAGGCGGATATCCAGGACGGGAAGATATCGATCAGTTCCCCGATCGCGCGCGCTTTGATCGGCAAGGAGAGTGGCGATATCGTGGAGGTATGCGTCCCGGATGGCACCCGCCAGTATGAGATCCTCGACATCCGCTACATCTGATCCGCCGCGGGTGCCATCGCCCGCGGCCGGCCTTGCGCGGGTCGCGGCGGTCTTGTGGATGGGCAGCCTGTGGACGGTCGCGGGCGTCGTGCCTTTGTTGTTCTGGCGCCTGCCGCAGGCGGTCGCGGGCGGGCTTGCGGGCGACCTGTTTGCCGCCGGTCAGGGCCTCGGTCTTATCCTCGGCGGGATCGTGGCCGGCGCCGTGCCGGCGGGCCGCTGGCGGCGTCTGGCGCGTATCGCATGGGGGCTGGACGGGATCTTTGCGCTGCTCATCCTGCCGATCATGGCGATGCTGCGCGCCACCCCGCATTTTGGGCCGGGGAGCCCGTCCTGGGGGCCGTTCATGGCCTTGCATGTCGTCTCCACGACCGTCTACCTCGCGGAGGGCGTCTTGGGGCTTATGGTCGTGGCCCGCGCCCTGTGAAGGCCTAAGACCGTCCCATGGCCCGCAACCGCTGGATGGATGAGCACTTCGCCGACCCCTATGTGAAACGCGCGCAGGCCGAGGGCTACCGTTCACGGGCGGCCTACAAACTCATGGAGATCGATGCCCGCGACCGTCTCATCCGTCCGGGTTCGGTGGTCGCGGATCTCGGGAGCGCCCCCGGGGGGTTTGCGCAATACGCGGCGCGCCGTCTGGGGCCTGCGGGACGCATCGTGGCGGTCGATGTCTTGCCCATGGACCCCTTGCCCGGGGTGGTGTTCATTCAGGGGGATTTCACCGACCCCGACTGCTATGAGGCGGTACGCCGCGCGCTCGGGGACCGGGTGGACCTTGTAATTTCCGACATGGCCCCCAATATAAGTGGCGTGGGGGCGTCTGACCAGGCGCGCGCCATGGGGCTTGCCGAGATCGCGCTCGATTTTGCCATCTCGTGCTTGACCCGGGACGGTAGTTGTCTTATTAAGGTTTTTCAGGGTGCCGGATTCCCGGAGCTTTTGGCCGACATGCGGCACCGTTTTCAACGGGTGGCCACGCGCAAACCGCCGGCGTCGCGCCCCCGCAGCCCCGAGGTTTACCTCCTCGGTACCGGGTTACGGCCTGTTGTGTCGGGACCGGAGTCGTAGGAGAATGGCGGCAGGCGCGTCTTTTGGGGCGCACGAGGTCACACCTTGAATAATCTCGCAAAGAATCTGCTTCTATGGCTCATCATCGCCATAGTGCTGATGTCGGTCTTCAACAGCTTCGGCAACCATCACCCGGCGGTCCGGTCCATCGCCTTCTCGCAATTCATCAACCATGTCAAGCAGGGGCAGGTGGGTGGCGTCGTTATCAAGGGCCATGACATCACCGGGATCACGAAGACCGGCCAGCGCTTTCAGACCTACGCGCCGACCGATTCGGGACTGGTGAGTCAGCTCCTGAATAATGGCGTAAGCGTGGATGCCAAGCCGCCTGCGCAGCAGTCCCTGTTGCTGCAGATCTTCATCAACTGGTTCCCGTTGCTGCTGTTCGTCGGGGTATGGATATTCTTCATGCGCCAGATGCAGGGCGGTGGGGGCGGTCGCAGCGCCATGAGCTTTGGCAAGAGTAAGGCGCGCATGTTGACGGAAGACACCAATAAAGTCACCTTTGAGGACGTCGCCGGCGTCGAAGAGGCCAAGGAAGAGGTCAAGGAGCTCGTCGAGTTCCTGCGCGACCCGACCAAGTTCCAGAAGCTCGGCGGACGCATCCCGCGCGGCGTGCTCATGACCGGCAGCCCGGGCACCGGCAAGACCTTGCTCGCCAAGGCCATTGCCGGCGAGGCCAAGGTGCCGTTCTTCTCGATCTCCGGCTCCGACTTCGTGGAGATGTTCGTGGGCGTGGGCGCCTCGCGCGTGCGCGACATGTTCGATCAGGCCAAGAAGCACGCCCCGTGCATCATCTTCATAGACGAAATCGATGCCGTTGGCCGCCAGCGCGGCGCGGGTCTCGGTGGCGGTCATGACGAGCGCGAGCAGACCCTAAACCAGCTGCTGGTCGAGATGGATGGTTTCGAGGGCAGCGAGGGCGTGATCGTGATCGCCGCCACCAACCGGCCCGATGTTCTTGACCCGGCGCTCCTGCGTCCCGGACGGTTCGACCGTCAGGTGTTCGTGCCGCTGCCGGATATCCGCGGACGCGAGCAGATCATCCGCATCCATATGCGCAAGGTGCCGGTCTCGGATGATGTGGTGCCGAGTATCCTGGCGCGCGGCACCCCCGGTTTCTCCGGCGCCGATCTCGCCAATCTCGTGAATGAGGCGGCGCTGTTTGCGGCCCGCGCCAACAAGCGCCTGGTGGAGATGCAGGACTTCGAGCTTGCCAAGGACAAGATCGTCATGGGCGCCGAGCGCCGTTCCATCGTCATGCCCGAAAAGGAACGCGTCAACACCGCCTACCATGAATCGGGCCATACCGTGGTCGCGCGTCTATTGCCCAACACCGATCCCGTGCACAAGGTGACCATCATCCCCCGTGGACGGGCGCTCGGGGTGACGATGCAGCTGCCCACCGAGGACCGCTACAGCCATGACCGCGAGTATCTGCTGTCGACCATCGCCGTGCTCATGGCCGGGCGTATCGCCGAGGAGGTGTTCATGCATCAGATGACCACCGGGGCCGCGAACGATTTCGAGCGGGCCACCGAGCTTGCGCGCAACATGGTGAGCCGCTGGGGCATGAGCGACCGGCTCGGCACGCGTGTCTATGGCGAGAATCAGAGCGAGGTCTTTCTCGGGCGCGATGTGACCACCCACAAGAACCTGAGCGATGCCACGGCGCAGCTTGTGGATGCCGAGATACGGCGCATCGTCGACGAACAGTACGGCCGCGCGCGGCGCATCATCGAGACCAACAAGGACAAGGTGGAGATGATGGCAGGCATGTTGCTCGAGTGGGAGACCCTCGAGACGGATCAGATCAACGACATCATGGAAGGCCGTAAGCCGCGTCCACCCTACGGCTTCAACGATAGCAATACCACCACCCCGGGGGGCGACAGCAGTGAGCCCAAGGCCGCCGACCGGGCGCGCGTGAAGCCGCGCATGGATACGCCGGCCGGGGAATCGCGGTAGGGCGGCGGTGGCGCAGACGCGCAAGGCCGCCGCCTCGTGGCTGCGGACCGATGGCCGGGTGGCCAT
The DNA window shown above is from Acidiferrobacter sp. SPIII_3 and carries:
- a CDS encoding DsrE family protein, producing MGDKRTFNPSRRRVIVAAGGVAAAMGSGAAFAGSADSLDLTFPGQKATHHIVYQLNQADHGYQQHILSSVQALLRRYGSSIHIVVTCFAEGISVVLKKPVRPVARGIRAGVASLHDYGVEFHGCGNTLRTLKLTKSALLPLATYVPMGAADLMELQHKGYAYIAW
- the dapB gene encoding 4-hydroxy-tetrahydrodipicolinate reductase is translated as MRIAVAGATGRMGRAVLAAVRGQADACLSGALVRAGDGACGRDAATLIGGAPFGVPVSDAPEEVIAGCDVLVDFTAPEASTHYAEICARLGKGAVIGTTGLSGAASERLRVLADRGRFVVAANMSVGVNLALHVLEIAARALPDADIEILEAHHRHKIDAPSGTALRLGEVAAAARGRRLVDVAVYDRHQERAPRVPGSIGFATLRAGEIVGEHRVYLALPSERLEIAHIADNREVFADGAMRAARFLMGRPHGLYDMQDVLGLR
- the carA gene encoding glutamine-hydrolyzing carbamoyl-phosphate synthase small subunit, with the translated sequence MTRFPGGSGEERLPLLYVNPEAGGTVAQPALLALADGTVFVGESIGAAGASQGEVVFNTAMTGYQEILSDPSYASQIVTLTYPHIGNTGVNDDDMEAAAVHAAGLVVRDAPACYSNYRGTGDLRGFLQQRGVVAIAGIDTRALTRRLREKGAQNAVILAGDRAGDQAAAVALARAFPGLDGLDLAKSVSTPRSYVWEEGLWETKGPPARYHVVAYDFGVKRNILRSLAHAGCRVTVVPAQTPAAQALALRPDGVFLSNGPGDPKACGYAIDATQELVASGVPLFGICLGHQLLGLALGGRTVKMKFGHHGANHPVLDIDSGRVLITSQNHGFAVDEASLPGCLRVTHRSLFDGSVQGLIHADRPVFSFQGHPEASPGPHDVWPLFARFTALMDAAQNGVARS
- the carB gene encoding carbamoyl-phosphate synthase large subunit, with the translated sequence MPRRDDIKSVLIIGAGPIVIGQGCEFDYSGTQACRALKEEGLRVILVNSNPATIMTDPDLADATYIEPINWRVVERIIAKERPDALLPTMGGQTALNCALDLDREGVLERYGVRMIGASKAAIDKAEDRELFKKAMESIGLGVAKGAIAHSLEEALQVHALVGFPAIIRPSFTLGGSGGGIAYNREEFVQLCERGLDASPTRELLIEESIIGWKEFEMEVVRDRLDNCIIVCAIENIDPMGVHTGDSITVAPAQTLTDKEYQRMRDASIAVLREIGVETGGSNVQFAINPKTGQMIVIEMNPRVSRSSALASKATGFPIAKIATKLAIGYTLDELRNEITGKATPASFEPSVDYVVTKIPRFTFEKFPKADPTLTTQMKSVGEAMAIGRTFQESLQKAMRSLEIGSYGFEPRVDRAGDQKTIRDRLVQELKVPGAERLWYVADALRAGFTVEEVHDLTRIDPWFVAQIAEIVRTEGEIEQRGASGALVEADGPRMRDWKRRGFSDCRIAVLLGQDEDAVRAFRHAHGIRPVYKRVDSCAAEFASATAYMYSTYEAECEAGPEDRAKVIVLGSGPNRIGQGIEFDYCCVHASVALRESGYQTIMVNCNPETVSTDYDISDRLYFEPLTLEDVLEITGLERPAGVIVQYGGQTPLKLAEGLAANGAPIVGTSPASIDLAEDRERFQRLIADLGLLQPPNRIAHNATDAVMLAEQTGYPLVVRPSYVLGGRAMEICHNREDLEVYMRIAVRVSDDSPILLDRFLSDAIEVDVDAVSDGQRVIIGGIMEHIEEAGVHSGDSACSLPPFGLSQTLQDELRRQTVALARALNVVGLMNVQFAIKDQAVYVLEVNPRASRTIPYVSKATARPLAKIAARVMMGHSLESQGIVSEVMPAYCSVKEAVFPFIKFPGVDTVLGPEMKSTGEVMGMGRSFGEAFAKSQIAAGAAIPGGGRLFISVRDRDRAAAVPIARYFADHGFDLLATRGTAAVLEASGLTVRAVNKVSEGRPHVVDMIKNDEIDIIVNTVADKQSMADSYLIRREALQHKVTNYTTLAAARAACEAHGHMQEFEVRCLQDLHKEIAHD
- the greA gene encoding transcription elongation factor GreA, with amino-acid sequence MIKVPLTVSGAEKLKQELHRLKTVERPRIIQAIAEARAHGDLSENAEYHAAKEQQSFIEGRISDVETKLGHAQIIDPLTVNAQGRVVFGATVNLFEEDGQREVTYQIVGDDEADIQDGKISISSPIARALIGKESGDIVEVCVPDGTRQYEILDIRYI
- a CDS encoding DUF4149 domain-containing protein; this encodes MPSPAAGLARVAAVLWMGSLWTVAGVVPLLFWRLPQAVAGGLAGDLFAAGQGLGLILGGIVAGAVPAGRWRRLARIAWGLDGIFALLILPIMAMLRATPHFGPGSPSWGPFMALHVVSTTVYLAEGVLGLMVVARAL
- a CDS encoding RlmE family RNA methyltransferase; this encodes MARNRWMDEHFADPYVKRAQAEGYRSRAAYKLMEIDARDRLIRPGSVVADLGSAPGGFAQYAARRLGPAGRIVAVDVLPMDPLPGVVFIQGDFTDPDCYEAVRRALGDRVDLVISDMAPNISGVGASDQARAMGLAEIALDFAISCLTRDGSCLIKVFQGAGFPELLADMRHRFQRVATRKPPASRPRSPEVYLLGTGLRPVVSGPES
- the ftsH gene encoding ATP-dependent zinc metalloprotease FtsH → MNNLAKNLLLWLIIAIVLMSVFNSFGNHHPAVRSIAFSQFINHVKQGQVGGVVIKGHDITGITKTGQRFQTYAPTDSGLVSQLLNNGVSVDAKPPAQQSLLLQIFINWFPLLLFVGVWIFFMRQMQGGGGGRSAMSFGKSKARMLTEDTNKVTFEDVAGVEEAKEEVKELVEFLRDPTKFQKLGGRIPRGVLMTGSPGTGKTLLAKAIAGEAKVPFFSISGSDFVEMFVGVGASRVRDMFDQAKKHAPCIIFIDEIDAVGRQRGAGLGGGHDEREQTLNQLLVEMDGFEGSEGVIVIAATNRPDVLDPALLRPGRFDRQVFVPLPDIRGREQIIRIHMRKVPVSDDVVPSILARGTPGFSGADLANLVNEAALFAARANKRLVEMQDFELAKDKIVMGAERRSIVMPEKERVNTAYHESGHTVVARLLPNTDPVHKVTIIPRGRALGVTMQLPTEDRYSHDREYLLSTIAVLMAGRIAEEVFMHQMTTGAANDFERATELARNMVSRWGMSDRLGTRVYGENQSEVFLGRDVTTHKNLSDATAQLVDAEIRRIVDEQYGRARRIIETNKDKVEMMAGMLLEWETLETDQINDIMEGRKPRPPYGFNDSNTTTPGGDSSEPKAADRARVKPRMDTPAGESR